Genomic DNA from Flavobacterium sp. N502540:
AAAAATTTTTGAACTCAGCCGCGAGAAATACCCCAATGCCCGTATATTCAGCCTGAGTACAGGCCTTGCTGTCATGAAAATGAACCATGAACTCGGTTTTGAACCGGTCACTTATTCAGAACTGACTACCGACGAAATGTTTTGGGAAAATTGTAAATCCTGCGTAAACTGCCCAATACTGATAAACAAGGACAAGAAAAATTGTTTATGTACAGCCATGCTTTACGATCCAAAGAAAAATGAAATGACGACAGATTAAATACAAAATTTAGAAGTCATGTAATAATCAATAAATTGTGATACAAGTAGTACAGATATTGCCTGCAGTTTTAACCGTGGGAGCACAAACAATTTTCAAGATGCATTTTTTTGGTAAAGCATTATAAAAGACAAAAAAAAACCCGAAGGCTATTTTTAATTTCTCAACGACAATAGTATAAATCGCTGATTTCTATGGAAATGTTAGATGGAATAATTAACCAGCAACACATCTGATACATTACCCATTGTAGTCAGGTAATCGGGAAAAAATGTCAAGACCTCCATCTCCCATAATTAGAAAATAATTTTCTGACTTTGAGAATCCTAAATATTTATTCCCCTCATAACTATTTTGTTGCAACTCTAAAAAATATTTTTTTCCATTCTTATAATTTAAGAGGCTAGGAACCTTGATATTCCAAGCAATATCAACAACTTCTATCTTCCATGTATTATCTTTAGTTAATAAATTTCCACCTCCACCTCTTAATCCAAAAATAAATACAGTTTCAGACTTACTTTGAACAAAAAAAGTCAAATTATCATCAGATATATTTTTTTTTAAATGAATTCTCATAATCATTAAATGTAATATTCTTTTTAAGAATATCATAAATAAAAACTCCATCTGTATTAATCAATAAAATATTATCATCTGAGAGCCATCCACTTGCTATTATTCCATTTAGGCGAATAGCTGTATAGTACTCCCATTCAGCTGCTTTCCCGGCTAAATTTTCGTCTGATAGTTCATTAAAAACATTGACTTCATATTTGTTTTTTAACTCTTGTAATCTCATATCTATGGGGTTATAATTTTACCACTGCCAGAAATTTGCCACTTCAGAAAACCGTTTATTTTATTGGAATGAACCCTATTCTATAAAACCCTCCCGTAACATGAGTATTTGAAGCAGATATACTTTTCAATCCTAATGATTGCGGATGTTTTAGTCTCAATATAATCTTGCACATTTTCGAAATTCTCTATGCGTCACAAATATGAGGCAAGGATTTTGTTCGATTTTATAAATGTTAAAAAGTGGTATAAAAAAGCAACCCTGTATACCGTTTGATTTGCAGGGTTTACCGTGAATTTTAGCCTTTTTTGTAAACTTTGAAAAGTCTCCTTTTAAGCCTTCAGCGGAGAAAGAGGCTCCGCCACCTGTATCGTAAGCACCAGCAAACACTGGGTGTCATGTTATGTCAAAAAGAGTTGGGCACTAATAGGGCACTCTTGAAATTCTTGGGTTTATTAACCTCTGTAAATGTAGGAAAAAAAATCGAGAAAATGGCGGAGAAATTTCAATAATTTGGGTCTGATGATTTGATTCTGGAGAATTGGAGCGCGCTTTAACATTTTTTATCATGTCTTGATAGTTTGTGAGCAAGTATAATAAAATTTACTTTAACTCTTTTTTTAATTCTGTCAAGACAATCTTTAAATTGTTTTTCAAGGATCCAAATTCACCTGAATAATCGCTTGAATTATTAATTTCATTTCTGTTTGATATTTTCTGCTTGACAGTATTAATGTTTTCTTGTGCTCCATAAGCATCATAACATAAATTTAAAAATTCTTGCGATTCAAAATTAAAAGAGAATAAATGCCCATATAATAATGGATAGCTAGATACGAAGTGAAGAAATCCATTATAGAAAATTTGATTTTCACTCATATTATCCATACATTTATCCATGAACAATTTGTTTGGGATTTTTGGAGAATTTGAATAATGCACCAATTCAATGAGTTCGTCTTTTATCTTTAAATTGTAATTTTGAATGTCTGGATAATAAATTGCAAGTGCATCATAAGCATCTATTCTTTTCAGCAATAGCCCCATGTTTTTGTTTTCTTCGCTCGAATTTTTCCCAATATAATAGGTTAGATATCCTAATACAACTAAACTAAGCAATGTTATGAGGGTGTTGACAGTGCCTCCTATGTAATCGGCAAAAGTTGCCCAATCATGAGCATCGCTTGAAATGGGTTTTTTCCAAAAATTGAACATGAAAATGCCGACAGGTAAAAATAAAATTACTAACAATATAATAGTGGTTGCAATTACGGCTTTTGATGGTTTATTTATTTTCATGATTTTAGATAAGAAATTAATTCTAATTATTAAATACGCATTTAAGTTAATACTAGATTTCGATAAAGTTATATAAAATTAAGAGTTTCAAATGTTAAGCCTGCTTCTCTTGAAAGATATTATTTGGTTGCATGATAAAACAAAGGGAATATTGCTGAAGAATGATTATGAAATTGTTTAAAATATATGTTTTATAGATCAAGTTTTTGGTGATTATTATATGTATTTGAATATAAAAATGTCTATAAATATTTAAATATATGCTTTTACATATAAATTGTATGTTTGGCTCTTAATTATAAGTATTATGGTACAATAAGTCAGATTTTAAGAATGAGACTCTGGAAAATAATATGATTTTTTAATGTGAACAGAAAACCAAAATCAATGTAAATATTTAATATTACTATGATAAAATTTTATAAATTGTAACGCAAGCAAATTCATTAGAATTATAATGAATATACTGATCAATACATTTATTTCTTTCAAAAATGAGAATTAATGCTCTTTGAAAAAGCAAAAAAACTGTTACAAGACTTTGAATTAGGCAAAAAAGATAAACAGCAGAAACAGCAAAATTCAATTAAATTCAAATAAAAACTGTAATATAAATTAATGAAAATATAAATTTATGGTAAACTGTTATTGCGAGTACTGCGGTACTAAGACTTCAAGCATCCAATCATTGACTGCGAACTCGTGTTTCCGTCACCCACTGGGGCCAGGTAAAGGAAAACACAAATTATACGAGGGAAGCGAAAAATCGCAATACAGCTGTAAATATTGCGGGACTTCTTCTTCGCAAATTACATCATTAACGGCAAATTCTTGCCATCGTCACCCAAATGGAAGTGGGAAAGGCAAACATGCGCCAGCTTTGTAACGAGTAATTTGAAATTAAATAGATACTAATATAAGGCTTTACAGAAATGTATAACAACTATTGTAAACAATAAAGAACTATGACAACAAGTGAATGGACAGAACGTGGTGATGATAAATACGATTTAAAAGACTACGTTGGTGCAATAGCAGACTACACAAAGGCAATTCAGGAAAAATCAACGAATGATACGGCTTACTTTAAAAGAGGATGGGCCAAATTTGAAATAAATGATTATGAAGGCGCATTAGCCGATTATACAAAAGCGGCCGACTTGTCTCCATTGGATTGGTCGTATCATTATCGCAGTGGAGTAGCAAAAAGTTATCTAAATGACCATGAAGGGGTTCTGTTGGATTTTGAACAAGCAATAAAATTAGACAAGGATATCGTATTAATTCCAGATTTTTTACAGCATAGAGGAGAATCCAAAGTCGAAACAGGTGATTATAGTGGTGCAATAGCTGATTTTACATTGGCTATAAAAGATAATCCCGAGGATGATCTTGCATTTTTTCTTAGAGGATGGGTGAAGTTAACTTTTTTGCAGGACTATTTAGGAGCAATAGCTGATTATACAAAAACGATAGAATTGGATTCGGAAAACCGCATGTTTTATTATGCCAGAGGGACTGCTAAGTATAACATACAAGATTATGAGGGGGCGATTAATGATTTTACTGCAGCAATTGATATAGATCCAGATTATTTGGAAGCATTAAATGATAGAGGCTATGCAAAAGCATTATTGCATGACTATGAAGGTGCAATTGATGATTGTACAAGAGCGATACTAATAAACGCGGAATTCCAACATGCTTATGAGAGCAGAGGGTTTGCAAAATTAGGTCTGAAAGATTATCTCGGAGCAATAGCAGATTTTACAAAAGCAATTGAGATCGATCCAGACTATGATTCAGCTTTTTATTTTAGAGGGGTATCGAAATATTTTTTGGAAGACCACAAAGAGGCATTGGTCGATTTGGCAAAAGCTGTTGAAATGAATCCAAACCATAAGGAAGCGTATGAACGCATGGCTTTGATTTATGCTGAATTTGGAAATATTAGCGAAGCTGTCACGAATTATAAAAAAGCATATTGCTTAACTATTGATTATTCAGAGCAAAAGAAAATAAGGCAAGAACTTGATAAGCTTATCCCGGATTATAATAATCAATTTGTTGATCTGCCTTACCAGCAAAGAAAGATAATTGCGGTAGATAATGAGTATACAACGTCTTCAACGAATGCATTTGTGGTGCTTGATAAATCTAATTTGCCATCGGCTGTAAACTTCCCTGTCGGGCACCCGATTGAACAGGAATTGTATATTGTACATCCTTTTACGAAAAACTCCTATATGCCCTATGCAGATTATGAGGACTCATTGTTTGTGGACAGGTATGACGAATTCAAATTCTTTATACAATGTCTTGGAGCAAAATCAATGACAGTAGAAGTGGTTAAGGGAAGCGAAAAGAGTTCTTCTATTATAAACAGGCGTTCTTCTGATAACAATGATTCAAGATCAGGGAGCGTTTCAGTAGGTTTTAAAGTTTATAGTGGAACAGTAAATGGAAATTCTAACAATTCTTCGACTTCAAATTATGACGGTAATAAAGGTGCGGCTGAAGATCTGCAAGCAACCCGTACAACAACACAGAGGTATAATCCAACGAAAAAACCATATTTACCCCACAATCTTATTTGGTTTAATAATGAACCTTCCTGGCAAAGATTATATGAACAGAGAATAACAGGAAGTTTACTTCAACATTCTGAAACATGGAGTCTAAAAAGCAATCATTCTATTTCTGAAAAAGAAGAGATAAGTCTGAAGTCTGCATTTAAAGATTTCCTTGGGGGAAGTATTGGTATCAATATGTTCAGCGTAAGCGGTGAAATGAGTTCGGAAAACACTAGAAGTATTGAAGAACTGGTAGAAAAAACATTCAATAAAAGTGAATCAATTGAATGGAGTATCAAAATAGAGTTTGAACCAGTCGAAAATCTTTTGGAAGAGAATATGGGATCAGTAAGTGAAACCAATAAAGCAGAAGTATCTTTGGTTTCAAATAAAGACGAGCAAGAATATATGGAGGAGGTGAAATTCATGCTTGAATATGATGGTGCTATTGAAGATAAAGGAAGAGCTATTCTGGAGAGATTAAGAACAAGAAAAGGAATTTCTAAAGAAAGATCTGCCGAGTTGGAAAGGAATCTGCTCTCTTATGGAGTCCTCTCAGAAAATGAAAAAGAATATTTCGAAGAGTTTAAGGCGATATTAAATGATGGAGAAATCACTGAAAAAGAGAGGCGAATTTTAAGTAGAATGGCAAATCGATTAGGCATTTCAGAGGAAAGGGTTGAGGAATTGGAAAAATTGATTTAAAAAAAATTTATAGACTTCTGATCTGCGAAGTTTAAGGTTTCGGCTCTGAAAGCCGAAACCTTTTTTTTGTTTTATATGATTAAGCATCTGGGATGTAGCCCATTTTGATATTCTCTAATCAAAGGTGATTATTAAAAAAAAATAATAGATAAAGACGCTAAATCGTTGTCGTCAGCGAAGGGATGCGATTTGTATCCATATCAGTATGCTCCGCCAAGTAGCACTGGATGATGACAAGGCTATCCCCAACGATAAGGACTGGATTTATGAGCATCCTCGAAATGCGCTTATTTTCAGCAAGACTTCCCTTGTATGGAACCAGCTCAAGAAGGTTTACAGCTCTTCGTTCAGGGAAATGGTGACGGGCCATTTTCCTGAAGAAAATGATATTCTGGAATCGCTGCTGTTTCTCTCAGAGCGGATACAAAGAATGGAATGGGGGATAAAAAAATAAAAGAAGCGCTTTGTTCTGCTCTAAGTATCATGAAGGCTACTTAAGTATAATATCGGCATCTTTTATTTCTCCGTTTGTTCCACTGGTAAAGGTCTGGGCTTTGATGTCATAATGATTACTAATTTCCAGCAGTCCTATTTTGCCTTTAGCATTCACATAATACGTCGTATTTGCTGCTAAATCCGTAAGAAGAATGATTCCTTTGCTGTTAGTTGACAGGTATTTGATGCTTCCGCCGCAATTTGGAAAGTTGGCAGTATAAAAATTCAGGTTGTTATAAAGGCAGACTTTTGCATTTGAAAGAAGATTACCCTTCTCGTCTTTTGCTTTCAGTCTAAGGCCTGTTGTTTCAGGTTTTAGTTCTGAATTTAGCTCAATTTTTGAATCCCTAACAATTTCAAAATTATTGGAATAGGAATAAGGAATGTATCCAAGCTCGTCTACTCTCAAAGAATCGGCATCCAGATCTGTTACAAGCGATGAGTTGAACTGAATGATAGTGTCGGTCTGCTTCACCATAATTTTATATTTGCCTATTGCAGGAGTCTTATAAGCGAAGATGCCTGAAGCCGTAGTTTTCCCTGTATAGATCGGGGTTGATGCATCATTGTAAAAGATGCTTATACTGGCTCCTTTTCGGACGTCTTCTTTCAAGCCTGTTGCGGCATTGAGATATTGGAGATTGATTGTCGATAATACATCTCCCACATACTCTGCTTCATTTTCCTTGTCGCAGCTCAAAAGAAGGACAAAACTGAAAATTGCAATACTAGTTAAAAGATAATTTTTCTTCATATTTTTTTCTGTTTTCATTTTGATTTGTTCGCCCAAGCAGCTGTATTTTAAAATTCTCATATTTTTCAATATCTTTTGGTTCTACCTGCATTGTCTTTTTATGGGTATTTGAAAAACTTTCTGTTAAATGGATATATTCCTTGGCTATTTTGCCGCGTTTGACCGCGCTGCTTTCATTGGAGAGTATTGTTTCGTAAATGTTTTTCAAACGCAGTTTCGCTTTTTGGATATGAGCTTTAGACTCGCTCAGCTCGATTTCTTTTTTCCAAACGGATGCCATTATCCAGCAGACGGGCAAAAGCAGATTTGAATCAGTGAAGGTTTCGTCTTTGAAATGTTTGCCGCATTCACGGATGAGCTGAGTCTTATTATAAGCGCTACCTGTTAAAAATTGACGCATATTTTTACTGTATATCTTGTAGCGAAGATTTTCGGTTTTCAATTGAGGTTCATTTACAGTCAGTTCTGTGAGATCTGAACTGTACCATGTATTTTTAGTTTTGAATTTCTTGATTGTGCATCGGATTTTATAAATGCCTGATTCCTCAAAAATGTAGCCTTTGGAATTGCAGTGCAGATTTAGCGAGACATACTTTTTTGATCCCGGATCCAGAAATGAATATCTGCTATTGAAACCGCAGCCTTTTTTAAAATCCAGTTCCAAGGATGCGCCGCTTGGGGCATACAGTTCGATGCAGAGGTTTCTTGAATACTGCCCCAGAGGCAGAGGAAGCTTTATTCTTTTTAGTGTGTTATTGGAAATTATGACGCTCAGGGCAATAATATCCCCTTTTAAAAAGTTCAGGTCCCCGGTGAAGCTGAAGCTATCAAATTGGATATTCAATTTATCGTTTATCCTTTTGGCTTTATAATCATCCGAAGTTGAATATTCCCTTAATCTGCCTCCAGGTTTTGCCAAGTTTGGATATCTGGTTACATAATCGATATTTCCCGAGTTAAAATCAAATCTAATATTCTGTGGCCATTTTGGATGTAAAGGAGATTCGATTAAAAGGTTAGTCTGGGACATCATAAAAAGATCACTCTCATGCACAAGGTTAAGGCAGTGTCCGATCTCATGCAGAATGGTTTTCCCCATCAAGGTCTGCACAGGTATTGCGTATTGGCCTGTAATTTTTATAATTTCTGATTCAAAGACAGCGCAGCCATTACGCGTGTTTGTTGCGACGGTATGATCATACATTTTTCCTAAAACCTGGTCGATATGCAAGGTTGCTATAGTCAGTAGGATATACGATTGGTTTTGCTGCACCGCTGCCTTTCTTATTGAAGAGCTCAGCTTTACTTGGCGCAGAAGATTTTGCAGATCGCTGTCATTTGTGGCATCCCTTAGTGAACCTGAATTTAATTGGCTCGGACTGATGTAGGTATAGGCGGTAATGCCTAATGGCAAAAGCCTGTCCGCCAATAGATTTTCGATCCAGCTATATTTTTCAGGATCGCCAATTCGATAATTCACTTCCACATGTAAGATCATCTTGTATCGGGTTATAGTTCAAACAATGATTTGTTGCTGCCGAATTTGAAGAGGTTGACAAAAAAAGCGCCATCGACCAAAATAGATATGCCGCTTCCTGCTACCCATTTATGTTCGATTTGGCTAGGCACATTTCCTGATCCGGTCAGAACTTCGGATCTCCCGACATGCAGTATATAGGCAACAGAAACACCGCTGAATATTTCCAGTCCGACACCTGGGTAGAAACTTTCGGTGATATCCTTCATGGAAAAGCCTGTATAAAGGAAAGGTGATACTTTTCCTTTCCAGACATTGATATCCCTGATGTCTGTTTTGCAGAAAAAGATCTGAACGCCAAAAGTGCCGTCTATTCCAGCCCGGTCTTCCGTTAGACTGAACGAATTGTCTGAATTTTTTGTGTAGTCCTTGATTTTTAGATTACTGAAGACCATTCCCGCCTTGAAGCGTACGTTATAGAGCTTGTTGACCCTGAAATTTCCTTTGAATACTTCTACAG
This window encodes:
- a CDS encoding tetratricopeptide repeat protein, with translation MTTSEWTERGDDKYDLKDYVGAIADYTKAIQEKSTNDTAYFKRGWAKFEINDYEGALADYTKAADLSPLDWSYHYRSGVAKSYLNDHEGVLLDFEQAIKLDKDIVLIPDFLQHRGESKVETGDYSGAIADFTLAIKDNPEDDLAFFLRGWVKLTFLQDYLGAIADYTKTIELDSENRMFYYARGTAKYNIQDYEGAINDFTAAIDIDPDYLEALNDRGYAKALLHDYEGAIDDCTRAILINAEFQHAYESRGFAKLGLKDYLGAIADFTKAIEIDPDYDSAFYFRGVSKYFLEDHKEALVDLAKAVEMNPNHKEAYERMALIYAEFGNISEAVTNYKKAYCLTIDYSEQKKIRQELDKLIPDYNNQFVDLPYQQRKIIAVDNEYTTSSTNAFVVLDKSNLPSAVNFPVGHPIEQELYIVHPFTKNSYMPYADYEDSLFVDRYDEFKFFIQCLGAKSMTVEVVKGSEKSSSIINRRSSDNNDSRSGSVSVGFKVYSGTVNGNSNNSSTSNYDGNKGAAEDLQATRTTTQRYNPTKKPYLPHNLIWFNNEPSWQRLYEQRITGSLLQHSETWSLKSNHSISEKEEISLKSAFKDFLGGSIGINMFSVSGEMSSENTRSIEELVEKTFNKSESIEWSIKIEFEPVENLLEENMGSVSETNKAEVSLVSNKDEQEYMEEVKFMLEYDGAIEDKGRAILERLRTRKGISKERSAELERNLLSYGVLSENEKEYFEEFKAILNDGEITEKERRILSRMANRLGISEERVEELEKLI